From the Budorcas taxicolor isolate Tak-1 chromosome 6, Takin1.1, whole genome shotgun sequence genome, the window TTCAGggggcccgccccgccccgccgccccgtcCTCTTCCAGAGTTGCCGCGCCCTCCTCTCTGGCCTGGGCGGGGTCTGACCTCCACAGGGGCTCCGGGGCTCCCTGCTGCCTGCCGGGCCTGCTGAGGACCTCGAGCGCTGGTGTCCGCTGACGGGTGCTGGGCCGGGCCTGGGGGAGGGAGTCGGGGCCTGCGGAAGGCACCGTCCCTCGCGCGTCAGGGACCCCGCGGGGGGTAGGGGTGGTGCTGGTGCAGCTGGGACGGCCCCACCCTGGGGTCGGGAAGGCCCCTGCCCTCGCGGAGACCTAGGACTGGAGGCACGGAGGAGGGTGCGGGGACTCGCTGGGCGCTGCCCGAGGCCCTTGACGGCCGCCCCCACCCACTCCCGCAGCCCCGCTAAAAGGCATCCCGAAGCAGGCGCCCTTCAGGAGCCCCACTGCCCCCAGCGTCTTCAGCCCCGCCGGGAACCGCACGCCCATCCCGCCGTCCAGGACGCCCCTGCGGAAGGAGAGGGGCGTGAAGGTGGGCACAGGCCCCGCGCGGCCCCGGGCCGGCCTGGTGCGCCTTCACCAAGGCTGAGGGGCTTCTGTCTGTCTGCAGCTCCTGGACATCTCCGAGCTGGATGTGGTTGGTGCTGGCCGGGAGGCCAAGAGGCGCAGGAGGGCCCTGGGTGCGTACTCGGCCGCCCGTGCCCACGGGCGGCCTCGTCTCCCGAGACCAGCCTGGCTGCCCCTTGAGGTGGCCGTGTCTTTGGGGGCCCATCGCCCCGGCTGAGGGCACTGAGGCCGTGCTCTGCCCGCAGACACGGAGGCGGTGGAGAAGCCTGCCAAGGAGGAGACGGTCGTGGAGAACGCCACCCCCGACTACGCGGCCGGCCTGGTGTCCACGCAGGTAGGGCTGCGGGCCCTGGGTGGCGGAGCAGGTGCCCCTGTCCTAGCGTTAGCCGCTGGGGCGTGTCCACGGGGACACACGCGTTACGTGTTGTACGTGGACACACGCAGGAGGATGGGGGCCTACGGGGCCCTGGTGTGGACACGGGCCCAGAGAGGGGGGCTCCTCGGCGTCCCCTGGGCCCCGCAGGACAGCAGTCAGCGTCGCAGAAGGGCGTCCGTGCGCCGAGGCCTCTCTGCTGTGGGGCCGTGCAGGCGGGCGCCAGGCGCCCCCGTGTCCGtcagtctcctctggggagcGCTGCAGAGCTGTGTGCGCTCATGGTCTTGAAAGGACTGGGTTTTCCTTTTATCACATGCTTGTGGTAAGAAAAGCATCGTTGGAGTGTTTCCTCAAAGGTGGCtcgtttgggggggggggcgggggtcccTGACCAGACGGGACCGCCTGGCCAGGCCCCCCAGCCCACGGGGCGGCTCCAGGCTGGGGGTCCGGCCCTGAGGGGTCAGGGCCCAGGGCTCTTCTGGGAGCAACGTGGCCTCTGTCTTCCAGAAACTCGGGTCTCTGAACAGCGAGCCCGCTCTGCCCTCCACGAGCTACCTGCCGGCGACGCCCAGCGTGGTCCCGGCCTCGTCCTACGTCCCCAGCTCCGAGACGCCGCCAGGTGAGCGGCCCGCCGCCCTTTCCCGGGACCTGCGGCTCgccttgggggcaggaggccGGGCCGGGCCGTGGACCAGAGTGCGTCCACTTCTCGTTCGGGCTGGACGCAGAGCGGGGGATCTCGGGCCTCAGTAGACTCCGCTCTGCTCGCAGCCCCTTCACGGGACGGCAGCCTGCAAGCCAGTCGCCCCCCCGAGGAGCCCGGCGCGCCGAGCCCGGCGCTCCCGGCGCAGTTCAAGCAGCGGGCGCCCTTGTACAACAGCGGGCCCAGCCCCGCGGCGCCCCCACCCGCCGCGCCCCCCTCGCCCCTGACGCCCACCACGCCCCCAGCCGCCGCTCCTGCTGCCCAGACGCCTCCGGTGGCCATGGTGGCCCCCCAGGCccagcagcccccagcccagcagcAGCCCAAGAAGAACCTGTCGCTCACGGTAGGTGGGAGGGCTGGGGTGCACGGTAGGTAGGGGGGGCTGGGGTGCTGGCGGCGCCCGGGGAGGGGGGACCCAGCGCCCACACCAGCCTCCCCGCAGAGGGAGCAGATGTTCGCGGCGCAGGAGATGTTCAAGACGGCCAACAAGGTCACGAGGCCCGAGAAGGCGCTCATCCTGGGCTTCATGGCGGGCTCCCGAGGTGGGtcctgggcggggccgggcccggcgggggcggggccgggcccggcgggggcggggcctggcccggcgggggcggggcctggcccggcgggggcggggcctggcccggcgggggcggggcctgggtggGACCGGgcccggcgggggcgggggcggggccgggcccggcgggggcggggcggggcccggcgggggcggggcccggggtgGGCCCTGTGGGCCCGGGTCCCCGCCCAgcggcccccgcccgcccccacaGAAAACCCGTGCCAGGAGCAGGGCGACGTGATCCAGATCAAGCTGAGCGAGCACACGGAAGACCTGCCCAAGTCGGACGGCCAGGGCAGCACCACCATGCTGGTGGACACGGTCTTCGAGATGAACTACGCCACCGGCCAGTGGACGCGCTTCAAGAAGTACAAGCCCATGGCCAACGTGTCCTAGGGCCGCTGGGCACGTCCCCGCCCACTTACGCTTTAGATCCGGTTTCTCTGGGGCGTCCTGgacttgttttctaaattttaatatgGGTCCTTTTTGTGTGATTTAAGACACTTTTGGATTCAGTATtacatttttgaatgttaaacttAGCCAAAAAAAAGTTGTAACTTCTTAATCTTGGCAACAGCTCCGCCTGTTAGACTTGGAccttttcttagtttttcttaAATCCCGCTGACCTGGAGGGCTTTCCTGCTAGGGCAGCACGGGCCCCACCCGCACAGTTGAGGGACCAAAGGTGGCGCCCACGGTGGTTGAGAGCGGGGTGGGGCCGGCCCGGGGCCCGGGGTGGGCCGCGCTCACACCCACAGGTTTTGTATTTGCCTTTTGTACAGTTGGGAGCATTTAAGACCAGTCCTTGGGTACCTGTTTTCATTGTAAAAACTACCTAATTAAAGTTTAGCTTTTCTAAAGAAAAACCACCAGAGCTGTTTCCAGCCAGCTCGACCTCTCTGCTCGGGGGGGTCACTCTGGAcgacgggggtggggggcacaccAGAGGCTCTGAGTCAGGGGGCCTTGGGGCTGAAGCCGGCGAAGCCTCCTCTTCTGACTGCCACGTTTGCGGGGGCGGGGCAGAACCAGAGCCCCTCACCCACCCCAGACCACTTCCAGGGCCACGGTGGCCTCTCCTCAGACGTCAGGAGGGTGTCAGATGCTCAGAGCAATGGACGATTCTGGGGTGGGGCGGCACGGCGCGGAGTCCGGGCTTAGCACCCCTGCTTCTGCGGAAGGGGGTGCGGCTTCATCCTGGAGGAGAACTAGGACCACGTGTGCGGCAAGCCCCTGCTCCCCCCGCCCAAAAAAATTGGGAGAAttcgaaaaaaagaaaaaaaaaaacaccttacaaCACAATCCCACATAaaataagtttaagaaaaaagcctttaaattttttttaatacaaaaatactCATACAATCTTCCAGACACAATTTCCGACCTTAAAACGCTATTTCCCCCCAAACAGCAAATCTACATTTCAGTATATCCCCCAGAAGTGAAGTTCAAGTTCTTAAATGTCAGAACTGGCAGTAGCACCGGGTGCCCCAGAGCTGGAGCCTGGCCCCCTTCCGGGTGACTGACGCCGACACCCAGGTGCTGCTGGAGTCGTCTCGGCGGGGCGGTGGGCACCATGCCACCCGCAGACAGCGTCCGCACGTGAGCGTGTCCTCGTTCGCTACACGTCTCGTAGGGTCAAGAACTGGGCACCTGACAGTCTGTACTGAGTGAAAAGAATGGGCTTGTCTGACTCCCGAACGTGAAGTGGCTGGAGAAGGGGCTGCACACACGTGGCTGTTTGCTGGTCGGGGGGTCCTGGGGATGTCGGTGGGGAGACCTCACCTCCCCTGGGAGGACGAGATGGGGGCCAGGAGGCCGTCTGCAGCCAGGGAGCCTGTCCACCCCCGTGCTGAGTCCCAAGGCCCTCGGGcagctttccttttgttttggcCTCACGTTAACAaccaaggactgaggctgaggttcagagaagactGAATTCCCCACATCCAGCGCCCCTCCGATTTGGGGCAGAGGCCTTGATGGAGGCAGGCTGGGGGCCTGTCGGGAGGGCCCTTCTCCGCTGCTCCTCCAGGCCCAGGTTCTACTCAGAGCTGTGAACTGGCTTCTTAGAGACTCTCAGAACTTAGTGTTATTTGCTCATtagtttataataatttttggAAAGAAGGCAACCACATCTAAAGTAAGTTTTCCAGTATTTCCTTCAGAAAGATCATAAAAGAATTTGGAAATAGCAGAGTGACTCAAAGATCACAAAACTTGACTActgtcaaatataaaaataagttaacCTGCGCCCAAAGTGGAAAAGCAACTGCAGAAGCAGCGGCGGTGCTCTGGAGGGCAGAGGGCCCTCCCTGGCAGGAGAGGATGGCGGCCGCTCCCCAGGCCTGGCTCtgcagggcagggctgtgtccagCCCCCCAAGCTCAGGGCCTCAGGAGGTGACCGACGTCCACCCAGTACTCTCCTGACGGAGTCAGAGAGAGAGCTCTGCACGGAAACGCCTCTGGTCCCCCAAGAGACGGTGGGGCCACTGAGGACACAGCTGCCTTTGCCTTTGGTCCCACCTGGTCACTTGTCCCAGAGTCGCCAGAAAAGGGTCAGCAGCCCCCCGCCCCAGTCTGTGCTCGGGAGGCTGCGGGAGCCTCTGACCCAGAACAGATGCTTCCCAGGGGTCAGGGCCACAGAGCCCCCCCACCAACCCCAACGGCTCAGCACTGGACTGCACACCCTGCAATTCTGCAGCGGCACGGCGAGACGAACGGGGCCTCAGGCGCGGTTTTCCGGGGCAGGTGTGTAAACCGCAGGATGTACGTCGTCTGGGTGGTTTCAGCGAAAGGGTCAGAGAACAGCAGCTGCTGAGCGGCCGCTCCCCTCGCGCGGAGACGGGCAGGCAAGGGGGCTCCTGCTGGCATCGTGCCCGGGCCCAGGTCCACGCAGTGCCCTGGGGTATCGGCTGGCTGTCGCAAGGCCAGGTGCCCACACCCAGCAGCCCGGCTTGAGTGCCCCCACCAAGCCTATCCACCCAGCCCGGCTCCCACTGCCCCCGCCCAGGCAGCCTCTCCTCAGCCCGAAAGAGCTGTCTGGACACAGGTTCCCCTCAAGCTCCAGGCCCAGTGGGGGCACCGGGCAGCCCAGGCTCCTCAGCAGGGCCCACACCCACCGCTCCGTCCTGCAGCTGCGGGAACTCGGGACGCATCAGTAAACAAGCATTGCAGTCGGTGGTAGTTTGTGAAACAAGTTTAGCAAAAATATATTGAGAGTAAAAGCCAGAAACTGGTAAAGAAAAACCAACCAAAATCATCCACAAACGCTTCCGCACGAGGGCCCAGAGAGCTGCTCACAGGCCTGTGCCGCAGGCCTGCCGTGGGGTCAGGTCCACAGCCGGAGCCGCTCCGGGGTCACACGCTATACTACTGGCTTCTCACTAGGATGGAAAAGAAGCACTTTGAGGAAAAACTTCACattagtacaaaaaaaaaaaaccatagagCTGTTTCATAAGCGCAATAGTCAAAACCACGTTCCCAAGGCATCCTGGGTCCCGGTCCTTGCCAGGccccaccctgggctcctctCCTGAGTGACGCGGGCGGGCGGGAGGCGGGCAACGTCGTGAAGCCTGGGGATGAGACCCTCAGGGAAACAGCACCCGGGCGAGAGAAATGCATTTCATGTGCCAGCAATCTTCAGCCCCAAGTTCGGCCTAGAACAGCGGGGCACGGACGGGCTGAGGTTCGAGTGTAGCTGTGACGCTGTGTAGTGAGGCTGTCTGTCCTGGGACGCTGGCGCCTCGCGGGGCGCCCACGTGGCTCGGACGGTCAGTGCGGGCGCAGCGGGCGCTGCTGAGATGGCTCAGTGGCGGGACGCTCCCCCCTGGGGAGGCCTGTGCGTCTATGCCGGGGccaggggccgggggcggggtcCTCCGACGCTGCCAGGCCCGGCCCTCCGCCCGCCTGCAGCCACCCCTGGTCGGCCCAGCCAGGCGCTATTTGCCCTCCATGACCCTGCGCCaacaccgccgccgccgccgccgcccccgcgccTTGCTGGGCCCTGAGCACGGCTCCTCGGTCTTGGTGCTCC encodes:
- the NELFA gene encoding negative elongation factor A; its protein translation is MASMRESDTGLWLHNKLGATDELWAPPSIASLLTAAVIDNIRLCFHGLSSAVKLKLLLGTLHLPRRTVDEMKGALTEIIQLATLDSDPWVLMVADILKSFPDTGALNLDLEEQNPNVQDILGELREKVNECEASAMLPLECQYLNKNALTTLAGPLTPPVKHFQLKRKPKSATLRAELLQKSTETAQQLKRSAGVPFHAKGRGLLRKMDTTTPLKGIPKQAPFRSPTAPSVFSPAGNRTPIPPSRTPLRKERGVKLLDISELDVVGAGREAKRRRRALDTEAVEKPAKEETVVENATPDYAAGLVSTQKLGSLNSEPALPSTSYLPATPSVVPASSYVPSSETPPAPSRDGSLQASRPPEEPGAPSPALPAQFKQRAPLYNSGPSPAAPPPAAPPSPLTPTTPPAAAPAAQTPPVAMVAPQAQQPPAQQQPKKNLSLTREQMFAAQEMFKTANKVTRPEKALILGFMAGSRENPCQEQGDVIQIKLSEHTEDLPKSDGQGSTTMLVDTVFEMNYATGQWTRFKKYKPMANVS